One window of the Zymoseptoria tritici IPO323 chromosome 12, whole genome shotgun sequence genome contains the following:
- the LIP2 gene encoding lipase 3-like protein (Similar to: lipase 3 precursor; Chain B, Cholesterol Esterase. Peroxisomal, predicted): MVTFINALLLVVSALQVQATPSSPPSYGSPPSYNKPPSYNKPPSYSPPPAYKPPPAYKPPPAYPQKCNADKCFASANLPAQYKPTASAFCQKYINKYPGTVTKVSTISITATTTVPAVLATTTKTITVTGSAATSTFISTVTTTPAQTTDTITTGTVSTVYTLCSTTATSAVNPVVNYPTFTRTNAKRDALPSGQPAQKPAIPPQLSSGCSSQGLEQKISSACSCFLTSLTSVTVSTTTSKTVTTTTKTLAALKTTVTSTVNTALPAVTVTTITTVSGGAGPTPATSTVYTTDTTATSPAGQTLARFRIEGKDSEGTLWDGCIASGAEDITTPNGGTHKCDGTNNGANPTPGGTLITQIDAAARVNGFTYDGTYSNQFDDFFISRIGNSDSNDGSNRYWGVLQEFQFTPAGGCEDAIDTNSEGLWAYNAFNANYFLRIEQDYQVLRLGQTVSVTVIDGQSGIPISDASIAGVITDANGRATFVVPSTPGCYQYKATRMSSKENVARDVARDYMSAEENVARDFAREYMSAEESIGRDVARDQMSAVGRGECRPSINVGRESIAR, translated from the exons ATGGTCACTTTCATAAACGCTCTGCTACTAGTCGTCAGCGCCCTCCAGGTGCAGGCGACTCCCTCAAGTCCACCCAGCTACGGTAGCCCGCCCAGCTACAACAAGCCGCCGTCCTACAACAAGCCGCCATCCTACAGTCCACCGCCGGCCTACAAACCACCGCCGGCCTACAAACCACCGCCTGCCTATCCGCAGAAGTGCAACGCCG ACAAGTGCTTCGCTTCGGCCAATCTGCCCGCTCAGTACAAGCCTACAGCGTCGGCGTTCTGCCAGAAGTACATCAACAAATACCCTGGCACAGTCACAAAAGTCTCGACAATTTCGATCACTGCCACGACAACTGTGCCTGCCGTTCTGGCTACCACAACGAAGACTATCACGGTTACTGGTTCTGCTGCCACCAGTACCTTCATCAGCACAGTGACAACGACTCCAGCCCAGACGACCGATACAATCACCACCGGAACTGTCTCGACCGTATACACTCTGTGCTCCACCACAGCCACATCGGCTGTCAATCCCGTGGTCAACTATCCGACTTTCACGCGGACAAATGCGAAGCGAGACGCCCTGCCGTCAGGACAGCCGGCGCAGAAACCTGCGATTCCACCACAGCTGTCGTCCGGATGCTCCAGTCAAGGCCTCGAACAAAAGATCAGCTCGGCCTGCTCCTGCTTCCTCACGTCGCTCACATCCGTGACGGTCTCAACAACCACCAGCAAAACGGTCACTACTACTACCAAGACCCTCGCCGCCCTGAAAACGACCGTCACCAGCACTGTCAATACAGCCCTTCCAGCCGTGACGGTCACCACCATAACGACCGTGTCAGGCGGTGCGGGTCCCACGCCTGCAACGTCGACTGTCTACACAACCGACACCACTGCGACCT CCCCAGCAGGACAGACTCTCGCTCGCTTCCGTATCGAGGGCAAGGACAGCGAGGGTACGCTCTGGGACGGCTGCATAGCGTCTGGGGCTGAGGACATCACCACTCCAAACGGTGGCACCCACAAGTGCGACGGTACCAACAACGGCGCCAATCCCACTCCGGGCGGCACACTCATTACGCAAATCGATGCTGCCGCCCGGGTCAACGGCTTCACCTATGACGGAACATACTCCAATCAGTTCGATGACTTCTTTATCTCTCGCATCGGCAACAGTGACTCCAACGATGGTTCCAATCGATACTGGGGCGTGCTCCAAGAGTTCCAGTTCACCCCCGCCGGCGGTTGTGAAGATGCAATCGATACAAACAGTGAAGGTCTCTGGGCATACAATGCGTTCAACGCCAATTACTTCCTTCGCATTGAGCAGGATTACCAGGTCCTGCGGCTGGGGCAGACGGTGAGTGTGACCGTGATAGACGGGCAGTCCGGCATTCCTATCTCTGATGCTTCGATCGCCGGCGTAATTACCGATGCCAACGGTCGGGCTACGTTTGTGGTGCCGAGCACGCCGGGATGCTACCAATACAAGGCCACCAG AATGTCGTCCAAGGAGAATGTCGCCCGAGATGTCGCCCGAGATTACATGTCGGCCGAGGAGAATGTCGCCCGAGATTTCGCCCGAGAATACATGTCGGCCGAGGAGAGCATCGGCCGAGATGTCGCCCGAGATCAAATGTCGGCCGTCGGCCGAGGAGAATGTCGGCCGAGCATCAATGTCGGCCGAGAATCAATCGCCCGGTAG